In Gossypium hirsutum isolate 1008001.06 chromosome D06, Gossypium_hirsutum_v2.1, whole genome shotgun sequence, one genomic interval encodes:
- the LOC107901024 gene encoding uncharacterized protein: MKKEKIGGVIWLGMKSTTYIIYFIYIKFPITFISTLVSSLSFTCLCFFCLCFKEDKSSSFAFPLIFVMKCATMTSGFEPSPSKDMPAAEEEEDDWRSSSSPMTSSSIGRNSDADVSGRSSDGDDENEVQSSYNGGLNMMDSLQQVLPMRRGISSFYKGKSRSFTSLADASTASTIKDIAKPENAYTRRRRNLLAINHIWDKNRNNKRPIRPISSSKSTLALAVAMSSSESMSSISEDSTSTSSPRLPPLYPQTRSSCNNDNTTPSSPPCRNLSNWRSFSLADVREYGTVIGSTNPHCASFHNENQLLRKGL, encoded by the exons atgaaaaaagagaaaataggaGGAGTAATATGGTTGGGGATGAAGAGTACCACTTacatcatatattttatttacatcAAATTTCCCATAACCTTCATATCTACTCTTGTTTCCTCTCTCTCTTTCACTTGCCTTTGCTTCTTTTGTTTGTGTTTTAAGGAAGACAAATCTTCCTCTTTTGCTTTTCCACTGATTTTCGTGATGAAGTGCGCCACTATGACTTCCGGATTTGAACCCTCGCCGTCCAAAGACATGCCAGCGGCGGAGGAGGAAGAAGACGATTGGAGGAGTTCGTCCTCCCCCATGACCTCCTCTTCGATCGGGAGGAACAGTGATGCTGACGTGTCTGGAAGATCATCGGACGGCGACGATGAAAATGAGGTTCAAAGCTCTTATAATGGTGGTTTAAACATGATGGATTCCCTCCAACAGGTTTTGCCTATGAG GAGAGGCATCTCGAGTTTCTACAAGGGCAAATCAAGGTCTTTCACAAGCTTAGCCGATGCTTCTACAGCTTCAACGATTAAAGACATAGCAAAGCCTGAAAACGCTTACACCAGGAGGAGAAGAAATCTATTGGCAATCAACCACATATGGGACAAAAACAGGAACAATAAAAGACCCATTAGGCCCATCAGCTCAAGCAAAAGCACATTGGCTCTAGCTGTTGCAATGAGTAGCTCTGAAAGTATGTCTAGTATCAGTGAAGACTCTACTTCAACTTCAAGCCCTCGGCTTCCTCCATTATACCCACAAACCAGATCATCTTGCAATAATGATAATACCACCCCATCATCGCCGCCGTGCCGGAATCTCTCTAATTGGCGGTCTTTCTCGCTGGCTGATGTGAGGGAATATGGTACTGTTATAGGAAGCACTAATCCACACTGCGCTTCATTTCATAATGAAAACCAACTCTTGAGAAAGGGACTTTGA